A segment of the Pieris brassicae chromosome 10, ilPieBrab1.1, whole genome shotgun sequence genome:
agttaaatatcaGACACACTACTCACAATATAAAGCGGCGATGAAGGAATTAGTGTAGTGATCACCGATGTGGTGATTCTGATGATAGGGAAGTGTATTAAGTATACGCAGTAGGACAATTTCCCTGGTATCATCCATCCATCCCAATTCATTATCACGCGGAGAAAATCTGGAAATCAGACAATTTATGAACAAATACCGTATgatttacttttacttttgtattacgtgcgtatacaaaacaattattatgatattaataaaaatctagatTTAGATAGAAATCTTTCTACTCAAACACAGCCTCAACAGACCCCCAGTTTTACAATGTACGGATAAGTTCTACATAAGTTCcaaataagctatttattacttattggtaGGATAAACACTATTGTTACGTTTCACGACTGTCAGCGCAATTCGTCACATTAAGTCCATCATAAGTTATGAGTCCGATGAAACGCGAAGTTTCTTATTCGGAATTTTtatcttccaaataatttatgtgttgcaTAGCTATGTGGTAATTTATCCGTATattgtgaaacagaccctTATTCTTATGAGAGTATTCTTCTCAATACCGTGCAAATGAGAGCGTTAAGAAGTGAGTGTGCGTGAGTGTGTGTGTAAGTAATGAGAAACGTGAGCAGTGTGGGTTAAAAGAGGACGTAATGACAAGGATACGAAAGGGTACGCTTAGGTGTCTAGGCCATGGAGAACGGATGCATGAAAAGGGGTTTCGGAAATCGGTGGTCGGTCGTACGCACTTCGACCAAATCCAGAACGTTCTAGATAAGGAGGAAGTTAAATGTCATGAAATTGGATAAAGCGAGAGGTGTGTTAGGACCGTAGCAAGTGGAACTCGTATGTCTCTGCCTACCCTTAAAAaagcattacaatataaataaataaaaataatttcgttaTATACCTTTCGCTCGATGCCGCCAAGTACGTATGATACTGTGATCTTTTAATGAatcatcatttatttttagacctaaaataaaaaaaaaattaaattaaaaatcccatctaaaaataattatatatttttttaatctcaaGCACTTAACACCtgctcaatattttttataaaataagaggCAAAAAATCAATGTCAAAGGTCAATAACGTGTTGTTGAggtaaactataaatatatcttttatcCAAGGTTCTTAGTCAAATAATGTCAAAGGTCAGTAAACCTAATAGTAGCCCCGCCCCAACTCTGATGGTGCATTCAGCTTCGATTTTGCAGCAATTTTTGGATcttaattgtttcttttatttttttatctaaagtGTTTAGAACTTTATTCTCATTaacaaaatgataattttcattaaatgtgAACTTGTTATGGTCGTCGCCATAGTACagcagttttaattttataatttattcttcCGGGCTTATAATGTGCAGTTTTAAAgccatttacattttatttttatttatttattaaagtttaccacataCACCttaaatgtatgacaattgaagtaaacataagtgtttcaaaaaaaattaaacatacaattaaaacatatacaagACAAAATAACACACAATAAAATTAGCAGAAATTTTTGGTACAGCAGAAAAAAAGCAGCAAAACAGCGAATCGAGatatatccagctccggataagCACTGTTCAATGTGTTAAAATCGCCTGCCTGGACTCCTAGGTTGGTTTTTCTAGAGggaatttggaaaatattGCTGATGTTAGACCTAGGGAATGAGTAAACGacgacaattttaatatatttttatatgtttttgatattaatctataaaatagTTACACATCCTCACAGTTTACAGATTCTCCTTTAgataatgtttgttttgtttcttgtTCTCGAAACTCGTTCAACGAGCTGTGcgtatatgtttaatttgtttaaatttgaaacTACTAtggacatatttatttaagatcttattaaaatacaagtggtataaatgtaaagttgttttattgtcataattttggttatttgtaaattttattagatcgtgttaaaaaaatatctaaacagtggtttaatttatttattttgttgttatattttatgatattgcTATACAATACGTATAACTGAGCGATACAATTCTAACCGCATCAGAACCTTGGttaacatgttttattttatactattatatatatacagtgcaatattattatttgttattatttacgcTATTACTATCTTCAAGCAATGAGTTCAATCTAACCAAACACCCGTTGCTTACAAGACATTTGCTTTttttgacatatatatttataaaaacagtctaattatatttgtttacattatCTTTTCAACTCCTTCTGtctaattgtgtttacgctttgatgaaaagagacagatgaCTTCTATACGGTGCAAATATACAGATCTATTGTTAACAACTTGACTATTTTACGCGCAATATGACTCATACCAAAAAGTTGACTACGTATGGCATACAAGGCTGAACATCTATATgtctatacaaaataatgaacAAAGAAATTCATTCAGTCTGTGACTCAGATTTGTAGAGAGTTACCTTACTTGTTAtacatttagtatttatatatgtttagacTAAAACTAATTACTTACTTTCAATTTTCATAATCATTCCTAACATAAAAAAGCTAGCCAAAAACCCCATGAAAGGTCTTGAAATCATCGCAAATATAGTTCGTACATAAACCGAGTCCCGGGGCGCGTCCCTGTAGAACAACGAACCTCCAATATACATGAAGACTGCTCCGATGGGAATGATGAACCAAAGTAGGAAgaaatatttctgaaaataaacGAATTCGTCTATATGCCAGTATATATCGTTCGTATAATCGTTCTAAAACACTGTACAAGTATTTGTGATTTATAATGAAAagattataacaatttatatcgatctatatatagatacatagtaatcaatagatggcactgctatggtaaaccgacaaacgtgtcatataagctacaattcaatatcatgattaccacgtgttattgaggctaaagtataaattaaatttattttgtagtaaacgaaataccgtgaaattcaattatttctactttttttaatttttggtgttagcaaaccacgtgttacttagaccgaagtgtaaatcaaattcaaattatagcgacgataatacagtgaaattattctttcgtattaaggctaactaaaaccacattaaggagaaacgaagttcgcgggggcagctacacaataaaaaacacGTTTCCAATACGCAATATTGGAACATTTTCATAATCTAAAATTCAATAACGATTAACACGCGTAATATATaccagttttatttaaataatggagTTCCGCTTTGAACtatgcaaaatatattattaaatggcAAATAGGTTTTATTTGCCGTTCAAATAAAACGTGACTGAATGAACATTAATTCGATCGAGAAGACCTcacaggttttttttaaatcctcgaaaaaacttaattatcgCTTTAAATGAGCACTCCATATGATTGTtagaagtttaaaataattcccaatagttatttatctatatcaaTACTAATGAATAGCAAAATTTGTTGCTAAGCCCAAAATTCAATGAGAAATTCgagcaattttatttatttcttcctTGAACGCAGAGGAAGGTTTTTCGTTCGTTCGCGGGGACAGCTAGTTGGAACATCAATGAAATTCAATAAGGCTAACGATTTTTGATTGCAACTACtactaatactatattttatgacTTAAGTAAACAAATACCCTTGAAAGTACAGTAAATTTTGCGTAACCTGCgtgaatttaaaaacataatgtttttatatacattaaatgtataCACAAGAtagataatgtattaaatattgtaaagtttaATGATATAAGGGGCATTAagattttacttaattaaattctctttttCATTTGCTCCAAACCTCGGACCACGAACacaaaaacattaacatatataaaaaacaaatgcattCAATTGTAAACCTCCATCTTTAGAAGTCTAAATGACCATGGTTAGTGTAAAGGTACGTTTATGAACAAAGCTGATTGTGACTTACCTTATATCTTTTGATAGATGCAACTTTTGTCTTCCAAATATTCATAAGTATGTATCCCGTACTTAATCCGATTATAAAACTGACAATGTTCGTGTGGCCTCTTTTGTACACCTCGTTATATGTTTCATCGCTATCGAAGAAGGTACCGCAGCCTCTGTATAGATAAACAGAAATGGTTTAACTAAAACTATACTCTGTATTATGGTTtggtattaaaaaagttatcagtaatattaaatgacacaaataaacaaagatttatttatcgaATAATTAAAGGTCTTCAAATCGCATGTTCGTCATAAGCAAACAAATAGTTGACATTCCTACGATTGTAGAGGTCGGTATTACTTTAGGGATTGAcagaaacattatttatttaactagtttTTGCAACTCAAGGATAAAATAtctagaatttaataaatcaaatcaacTCCAATTTATTTGTACGTAGTTGGTCCCAAAGATCCGTCACtggcacattatttttaaacatggttttaaaaaattgttgactattgttttaaaacaaaaaaacaatcactttccgtaTGTTTTCACAATGGAGtggacattgaaagaaaaccgaATAGGTGTTATTGCATTGTACGGCTGTGGCCACTCGCCGAGCACCATTTTCAAGTTGctcaaaaatttgaatataacgcTTAGGTACTGGACTAAGGTACAATTGATAGGTACAATGAAGTCTTCAGTTTTAAGGACAAGAAAAGAACTGGCCGGCCATGCTCCGCAAGGACACCAGCACAATCAAAGCTATCAATGCGCGGATAGCAAGAAATCCTTTCCGAAAACAGAAGTTGGTGGCTTTACAGATGGGTGTCAGTaagaaaacagtaaaaaaggttttaaatgaAGATTTTGGTCTACGATCATAAAAAATGGGCACTTACTTAATGCTCGTCTAAAAGGAATAAGGCTTAAAAAATCGCGGGTGTTGTTAAAGCGATTCGCGAAAACCGACACCGTGATCTCCTGTTTACGGACGAAAAAAATTTCGATGCTGTACAGAAGTtcaataaaaagaataatagTGTACGCTAGGAGTTCTGAAGAagcagaaaataaatttacgatGGTGCAACATTGACATCATCCATCAACAGTAATGGTCTGCTTGGGAGTGTCCTATTACGGGCCAACTGAGGTTCATTTTTGCGAAAAGGGATCAAAACCAGTGCAAAAGTGTACCAAGAGACGGTTTTGGATCGGCTTGTCAAAGACCTGCTCAGCGCGCTATTTGCGGGACATCACGTCGTGTTACAGTAGGGCTCTGCGCCTGCACACACCACTCAAGCCTGGTTTGAGCGTCAAAACATCGACTTAATTAGACACGAGGTTGGCCATCCTCCACTCCGGACCTTAATCCTTTGGAGTATAAAATGACAGGTCTTAGAGAGGAAGGTCTATGacaacccccccccccctacgACGACGACGATAGACGACTGGCTGCGGCGGTTAAGAGCCTGTACTAAGAATAAGGGAGGTCATTTCGAATCATTTTATGCTATTTCtattccttaataaatataatatatatactgctataaatttataagttaaaaactGATaagtacttttgtttttatcattatagCATTTATGACAGAACTTTGGGACGTATATACAATGTGACTTTTGGATTCGTATTTAATCCGATACCTACTACCGACAATGAACTTGTTAAGTCAAATCccagtatttttaaaataaaccattACATGACGCATCGCTGTCTTAACAAGCGGTGTTAACCTGAAGAACCTTATGTACCTCATCCAAACAGTAAAACTTACGTCGGTTTCAATAGAAGCATTGGATCTAAATCCTGCACATAAGTGTGGATCGCTGGCACCAAAAGACCGACAAGAAACAGCGGCAATAAAATCCATGTTGGTCTCTTGATATATCTAAGTATAAGACACAGTACTGCACCTAGGACGTACAACTGCATGTCAGCTGCTATATACCTGTAAGATTACGttgtattatttctaaacCTGTAGCTTAATATGGGATCTCGGATCTTTAGTATCCTCATACGGCACTAACAAAAACATTGGGTGGAAGTCGgcagttaaaaacaaaaatcaacgGCGCGTTAAGGATACAAAGATaatcaattttcttattttgaatGGAATCTTGCTGTTAGTCTAAATGGCCTTGAGAGTTCATCTCGAAATGTTTTGGCGAACATAGCTCTGCCGTAATGGGCAAAGATGAGCTTCTagtaataaacttatataaatcTTTCCAGCGCCATTGCAAACGAAGAAACTTGTGCTACGAACCCGTTATGTTATTGTGTTTTCAaagattatatttgtatagtcAATTATAAGCAAGCTGCAAGTTTAATGCAAAATGTTCCTTCTCTCCGCTTGGTGAGACACATggaaattttctttaaatctcATATATCAACAAACATGTTAAAtaccatttaaataatatcaaattggGCTGTAACGCTTAACTATTATGAAACAAGTTACGGGAAGTAATTGAGTCAATCGTATTAAATCAGTTACGTTTTGTCTAGTTCTAGTTTgcgttaatttataaaatccttCGTCTCATTAtctaaaattttagttttttttattaattactttgtcTGATCTTACCAGCTGTGCGGCATGCACTGTGAGTGATATATGTAGTTGTTAATGTATAGTATATTAAACCACCATCGATTCCGACAATCAGCTACCTCCACGCCAGCTGAGATCTGAAGAATTTAAAAGAAACGTTAACGCGCTTTCACACGGTCGTGGGTTATCTCCATAGAAATGTAAGGTCTTTTCCTTCTCGGATTTGAATGTTTGACTTTCTTTTAAGAACTCATCCAGCCGCGTGACAACCATACATTTAGTTTTCTCCATAATTGCTAATTGCCAAATGTTAGTAAATTAAGAGATGTTTGATAATGTTAGAAATTAATTCTTTTGGTGCCTCTTCATTATTGAAGGTTGGCCGTCAGTCTCGTGAAGTGTGTCTTGTCCTGTGCCATTCCTACTTAAAGGTAGGTACCTTccgcatatatatatatatatatatatatatatataggtaggtatatatatatatatatgcggAAATGTTTTAGAGGCGAGTGCCAATTTACATTCGTCGTggttaatacatataatatatgtaaatatatagttggAGATAAATTTGTGTACACATTATAAGCATAAACAGATCATCACTGAAATCTTGTTCAATTCCAACATTATCACATCCAAAATACTAATTCTTTTCGAACCGTTTGCAAACTTAGTACTAACCTCCCAAAATGGTCCTGTTTTGAAAAATCTCAACCATGTGGCCATAAAAGCCAGCAGTACTGCGTATGGAGGGGTTAAtctgaaacaataaaattacctatttttataaataaagggATGGATGTTGAGGTTGAACTTCAGGGCATAGCTACCGAGTGTATTCCATCTTTCACATAGATAGAGTTCTTCCTTGGATGATATTCATTAGGAATCTTATCTAACTTAAAGGTTTACTTCTTCTCTTATCTTAATTCATTAGTTGTTAAGGAATAATAGCGGTAATTTTACCGTACAGCCATTTTAACTATAAGGAAAAAGTACAATCTAAGTTCTGTGGCCATATAAAACTATCTGCAGAGAGCTGGATAAGATTTAATAcacataatattgtaaaaatgaaTCATAACAATTCTTCGTTTATCGTATATATcgtttagtatttaattaattataaattacgttATAATCGCAAACAGCAGTTTGTATacttaattaatgatttatttttaaagaattgggGGACATACGAGCCTACGGGACGCTCAAAAAGAACAGTCATCGCAGCCATACAGTATTAGTCTTTGCAGGCTTTTGAGAGAGTAGTAAACtcttactttgaacaaatggAGGTCGTATCTTTGAGAGAAGGtttcgattccacagttcacTAGTTGGCTATGAATGAGGCTGAGACATTTTTCGTTTCTAATGTAAAGTCGGGAATGGAACCCATCACTGTTCATCAGACGCGTTTCTAACTCAaggaattatataatatatttgcctAATTCCATGATTATTTTGTCGTTGATGTTAACAAAAGCCAGCAACGTCGTATCTAGCCTACTGACTGTGTGGCCATGGCCGGCAGTCTCACTTAATATCCGATGATCCATCTGACCGTTTCGcccgttttattaaaaaaagcccCACAAGAGAGTTCGCTAAGTAATAATGTATAGTGCAAAGAAAacaatcaatttattttacatatattcaatttataaagtaaGGTTATAAAATACCACTACAtccactattatttttaaactcacTGTCCTTcgtaaagtatttataattaaattttataacgactacttgtttgttttttaactaacattataaattgttagtgttaaaaatatttacttacctCAACCAACGGAAGAATAACAGGCgtggtaaaaataataagttgaCATTATTCCTTTTGAACTGTATTTGCATTTTGTAGGCCAACAGAAAGCCTGACATCACAAAGTATGTTTGTATCAGCAGTGGCCCACTTAGAAACATCGCTTGAATTGGATTGAGGTAGGCCTGAAAACAATAGAAAGTTACTTCCTATATATTCACAATGATGTTAGCGATATCAaagaacaaacaaaattaataattaacaaaacgaaaaaaaaaactttggtCCTTCTGACTGATTACCCTTAATGCTGTATTGCTTAAACGCTGAgagaggaaagcaccagctctaggAATGGTACTGTCAACAAGATGCCAACTAAAATCTTgtaaacaacaaacaaacttttaataatattgggAGCCTAGTAtaacaacaaattaaatattacagcTAAATCAAGTGTGAACGATGAGCAAAACGTTCAAACGGTAGGAGATAACAATCTGCCCGCTAACTAACTGACATagtttaaatacaaactaatTAAACTTACGTCTTCCATCCCTTTCGTTTCCTCTCCTATGAGAAGAAAGGGTAATAAAACATGTGACGATATCACtcctataataattaatgaccTGAAATGAAAAAAGTCGTAAAATCAATGCAATAGTATTGGGACATTTTTGATTTCGACATACAATAGTCAAATAGTCTATACAATAATCAGGGCTAATAATCATGTAGACTTCTTTTCTAAAACACTACTACGTAGCTTAAAGTAAGATGACGTTAATTAACAGTCTTAGTTgtctataatgttttaaaaaactgAAAGTTTGAAAGAGCTTTAGTTCACTTTAGGATTGCCTCAGTATTCACGGATTTCGTTATAgcagattttaattatactgaaGTTTTATAGTAACTAACCTTATGCTATACAAAATCTGAAACGGTCTCATTTCATCGCCAGAGTCTGAACATGAACATAGCCTCTTCCAGTTTTGTCGAATTGAGAAGcacaaaataaacttttgatctgaaatatatataactaaaattattttaaaataaacttaaagaaGATTATTCCATATCTAGACTTATTTAGATCGTTTGAATTTACTGCAGATTCAACAAACTCTCAATTGAATTTTAGTAATTATGGTTTCAGCAAGACAATGGAGGCGGTAACCACGCGCGTACCAATATACACAATTAGGcacaatttgttttaacttaCCTAGATGCTTTTCGTTTACGTTAAAAGCGTCATATATACttccaataatatttaacgctaagattaaaaataacgcCGTTGCAACACCCACATCTCCTATATCGAAGTTCATGAAGCTCTCACGTTGAATTGCATTGCAAGTAACGTCTGTGATCACTGTTTTTAATCCGTAGTTTTTCGAGAACGTATCGTTGAGACATGTCCCAAGATGATCTCTTGAAG
Coding sequences within it:
- the LOC123715313 gene encoding nose resistant to fluoxetine protein 6-like yields the protein MKIVLFLIIFVHGSYGIIYRLNDSMYDRMPSLHKMDNYEECLENSTNRYCLVHFTLVSEEPNDLLYMIQEYSMKETTRLNYTQLRYGLCLKHKCENYKGDKSITSRDHLGTCLNDTFSKNYGLKTVITDVTCNAIQRESFMNFDIGDVGVATALFLILALNIIGSIYDAFNVNEKHLDQKFILCFSIRQNWKRLCSCSDSGDEMRPFQILYSIRSLIIIGVISSHVLLPFLLIGEETKGMEDAYLNPIQAMFLSGPLLIQTYFVMSGFLLAYKMQIQFKRNNVNLLFLPRLLFFRWLRLTPPYAVLLAFMATWLRFFKTGPFWEISAGVEVADCRNRWWFNILYINNYIYHSQCMPHSWYIAADMQLYVLGAVLCLILRYIKRPTWILLPLFLVGLLVPAIHTYVQDLDPMLLLKPTGCGTFFDSDETYNEVYKRGHTNIVSFIIGLSTGYILMNIWKTKVASIKRYKKYFFLLWFIIPIGAVFMYIGGSLFYRDAPRDSVYVRTIFAMISRPFMGFLASFFMLGMIMKIESLKINDDSLKDHSIIRTWRHRAKDFLRVIMNWDGWMIPGKLSYCVYLIHFPIIRITTSVITTLIPSSPLYIIAALIVLTVVSFILAIPISLMVEIPFIRLIKERSRKTLKSRDGITTRL